The Mytilus galloprovincialis chromosome 3, xbMytGall1.hap1.1, whole genome shotgun sequence genomic interval actttttcactttATATAGCATCTTTTTGTTAGTCCCATTTTTGAGTTGTAATAATTAATATCACCCCTGTGTATATAGTTTAACAGCTTCAATGAATGTAGATATGTCTAAATTGACCATTATTGTAGTAATACCCATACGTAAATGTTGaatccatttttatttatttgttattgaatGCATAATTTACAATTATTAGACACTTTAAAACCATGTTAATTGATTTTATACAAACTTTCATGATAATTGATATGGATGATAAATCTTCTTAATTATAACGATCACTATGATGTTTTACAATATAATAGAAAATACCATTTTTAATTTGACGATTCTGAAGCTTCCTCCAGATTTTTCTTCACAAAAAGCCttgaaattatgatattttataagaaaatgGGGGATTTTACAATCAGTAAAATTTCGAAGTATTgatgtatattatttcaaaatgatcTAATAATGACATTGACTATAAACATCGAGTGTGTACTTTGGTGATTTTAGAGAATTTGCCAgggttgaaaaaaaatgtttattataacaTTGATTATCCTTATTAATTTTTGTGTGGAAGAGTTCGTTTGGTTGTTCAGAACAAAATTACCTGGTTGAAAAGTTAACAAGTTAGtttgtttaaaggggcactagctgtcaaattcatgttcaccgatttttatcaaattctcatatttgatttataacaatgttaaacatttatccaaactattaaagtctaaaataaacaataaacagggtactggcatgaaaatacgtagcttcgtgTCGCGTGTAATTTAatcaagacgccatctaattaaccatcgagttgacctctaaagtcatcaGATGACCGTATAagtgcaagtgaataattcataatcaatgtttttaggcttattttgacaaaattgaaccatactggctaaaacgaattattatttcactatttgcatttcattaatgattgagcaaaaaaaatatttagtagattttttatatatatctcgtagctagtgcccctttaagataaAACATAATTGTTTACTTAATCTATTAGATTATGAATAACAATATGTATTTTCTTGCATTTAATTCCTAGAACAATTCAAACTgactttaattttaatatataaaatgagAGTGTTCTGATAGACTTGTAcatgaaatttaaacatgttttcttACTCGGCGGTTCAGTAGTCTTACAAGTTCTTCCTGTCAACTCTGAGGTTGTAAGTTCAATCAATAAAAGCAACATTAGTCTACCGCTGTTCAAACGTcgattgagagagaaaaaatccgggttacaaactaaaaccgagggaaacacaccaactgtaagaggaaaacaaaggaacaaaaggaacattgaagtgcaacaaaaacaatggacatacataaaaacgaactatttgataacaactgccatattcccgagttggtacaggacatttttaacatgctgggttgaacctggttttatggcaagcCAAAGCTACCGCTTatttgacaatgttaaaaaaaatatcgctcaaatgacaacactacgtgacaaaACATTTCtggtttttttgtatatttttttttgtcagccCACAATAGGAGGCAACTACCTACATGTCTCCATGTAATTTACGACCCTGGTGTACTTCCATTtataatgtaaattgtaaaagatAGTTTATGACTTTGTATAACTAATATTACATGTCAAATTAAACTGTACAATTGGCATCATTCCTTTtacatttctatatatatttgatataattttagattgaaatatattcatgtattaaactttagttttaaagattaataaacatgattaaatGATTTTATAGAGGGTCGTAATTCATTTGTTGTGTTGTTTTTGCTTGGAATTTATGATAGATATGATAGTTACTAATTGAGTTTACTTGCCCAAGAGTTTATTGGCATCAAGGCTAGGAAATAATTATTTGCTACCATGCAATCATCAATATATGCATGTCAACATAATAATACAATACTGTTGCTCTGCTGTCAAAAAAATACCATTGCGGGGTACTGGACAAATTATGAAAATGGCACTAAACAAGTGCAGAATATTCGGATAACGTTTTCATGGAATATGACTTTAAGAAGATatggtctgattgccaatgatacaaatcCTTCAGAATACAAATAGCAGAGAAGTTAGcatgttttagaaataaatgatatcaaaagAATTGAGCACTAAAAtttgtacaaataaaaacaatgcaaTATCGATAACAGAAATTTAATAGTAATAATAAGTTGAGTAACAAGTATATGTATGTACAACCCTAATTACCATGCAGTTAATGAATATTCTATAGCGTAGATCATggaaccaataaaaaaaatatacatacactGTGGCTAAAATATTGCAACAAAATTGAAATTATATTCTGATAATCTGGTACAAGTTTCAATAATaaagtaatttaataaatattgcCAGCAAAGGATAAATGACTAAAAGAAATAAGATTTCTGACAAATCAGATCTATTTTTAAAAGTTAGTGAAAGGGAGACTATACTTAtgcaaaattgtaaaaatcaCTGAAATTATACTTTGAATGAAATAAATTGCACATATcatgaaaaatatatacattttcttctctcgaGGAAAATTTTGGTATGAATGAACCAATTACAGTTAACACCTTACATTTAGCCAACCCCATAAAGGTTTCTCTTATTCATCAAATATACATTCAACAAATGTTTTTCACTGAACCCCAGTTCTTAAGTTTCCATTTGATACCAACATATTCAAAGCATGTTAGATATTTTAGATGGTAAAGCTATGAGTTAGAGCTAATTTGTGCTTACTGATGCTTCTTTCTAGTTTTTTCGTCCTGACCAGTCCAAATAAGTGGCTTTTTACATTAATATGCATCCTTTGTTCGtaaattttatatctatttaaacatAATAGATtgatacacaaataaataatagtcctctagaaaaaaatcataatcatcATTCCTTGATTATCTGCCATGTTAGTACATGTACTTGCAGAAATAAAAACTCTATTCCCTTAAGAATTcatcttcttcaaactttttgtCTGATAAAGATGTATATTGTAACATGACAATAAAGTAGATTTGataaatctttatcaaataaagaTATAGATGAtctcccatttcatttagttcaATACCAGAGTCATGACTGAGCATTAAATTCAAAAACTCATGGATCACTTCCAGGAATTACTTCCTTTGTTTATAAAATTCCAACCTAAAAGTTATATTTCATTTTGCATGGAAAATTTGCACTAATTCATTTCCCCTGTCGGTAATATTTGTATCCAGCATTTGGCTCAAAGTCTTCATATGTAATTTTCTCCTCTTCGGTCTGTGTGTGACACGACACCACATTTACTGGAGGTGTGTAGGTTTTTATGTAACGTGTTTCTCTGATTGTGTAAATAATGCCTTCTTTGAACgtctttaaaatgtataaaagtcCTGCTATAATTAATGCTAGACCTGAAAGAAGATACAAAATATAAGTGAAAATCACTGACATTATACAGAAACATACAGTACTactacccgtagccagggggttcGGGGGTTCGGACGaccccccccccttgaaaacaaaaaagcactgttaaagtcaacgttttatccgaattgtgactgttaaagtcgagttcgtGAGTccaattacccccccccccccccccccttggaaattcctggctacgggcctgctaGACTAGTATTCATCAAAAGTCAAGCATCTTTACAAGATATATGCATTATGTTCTATCAACATAAAGAAAGTTTAtgtaagcatttttttttctcctttgtagccatggcgttgtcagtctatCATCTGCTTATGAGTTAGAAtctccatttggtatctttcgtcttagccttttatacaaaattatttaaagaaaaactcCTCCCAATGAACCCCCTTTTGTAAGCAGAATATTCATATTAGACACAGATGACGCCCGGGAAGTCCAAAAGGAAGTATTCCATGATATTTTGTTGCTGTAAGACTATCTAGCAATTTTGTTGCTTTTTATTGTTGAATTAACCCTTTGattggtttttttctgttttaaagttAATTGTGTCATTTGTTGTCATATAAGacttttcagtggcggatctagaaattttcataagtggggcctactgactgcctaagagggggccctcTTTAGTCACGCTTCAGTagttccctatataagcaaccatttttttccccaaaatctGCTTCTGCTTTTTAACTACCCTCTTAATCTTTTGTTAAGGACCATTCAGCAGCtagttaaaaatagaaaattacacAATAAATTATTGGTAGTATTTCAAGTCTTTGAAAGAGTGCAATCTTGACCACGTGAAACATCTGAGATTAAgacaacaattaaaacaaatcatttcTATTTTAGATATATAGTTCCTCgactgtttcggtacttatacatccttagTTTCAATAATTCGGATTTTaacgttcctggtgaaggtaaatctaAAAAAGGCGCTTCGGACGTACCAGTTGATAACGTGttgtttttacatgtttaatagaGGATAAtgaaaaaacgaaaaagaatatggaaaatgatataaaaacgaaaaaaaagtaCAGAAATGAAAACCACCAGGTTTTCTGGTGACTGACAGTTTGGGAAGCCATGTGCATTGCCAaagaacatcaaaatcaaatagcCATCGGCCATAATTTGACTGACAAACCatgttttctgttttgttttttgattacTATTTCATTTGACCGGTccgtttattttttatatagcaTATACAGcgaatattatatataattatgttatttAAAATGAATTACCTGAAATAAAACCTAGAATAACTTGTGTACCAATCAGAAATATAGGTATAGTAAGTAATAAGTATAAAATGCCCTTCTTCCAGTTATCAATCCACATGACCACGGACCAACATCTACAGCAACATCCCTCTTTGCTGAAAAATGGAACGATAAATACGTATATTACAGACAATACTGTAAATGTTGTTTTTTGCGACACCTAGGGCTAAATCTGTTTCCATACGCCCGCTACAAATTTTCAAGATGGGATATTGTTTTGCCCACGTCCGTCAGCCCAGTTGTCTGTCCTCTTGTCATTCACTCAATTCGTACCACATATTACAGTTTGTCCCACCAAACCCTCCTAAGGAGTTAAAGCAcgaactttttacttgttttactGTTGGTTACATTCTATCATTATCAATGTGCCAGTTAGAACTTTTATCGTCTGTTGGTTGTTATTTCATATTCTAAAGGCATGCTTGCTTTTATTTTGAGAATTTgatttttcttctaaattttcaCAATAAACATAATGCAAACTTTGGGATTTTATATGGAATTATACAAGCAAAGTGCAAGGTTTTTTTCTGGCTGAGCCCTTCTACATTTTTTTAgccatttcttttatttcataaatgcaaggtattataacatatttaatttattatcagGATTatgattttctataaattttctgcaAGTTtcggaatatgtcaaagagacaacaacccgacaaaagagcagataaCCCTTTTAGTGGTGTCTTCAAATGTGTCTTTCAGATACAACCTTTGCTAATTGTACCTCAACATCACTACTTGAAATCCAATGTTTGTGGTGTAGTATTATTGCATGTAACGGGGGCATACACTTTGTCTATTTGATGATTTGTTTTTTAAGATTTTCTTGTCCCTGATTTAGATCTCCCATAAAGACAAAATTTACAGGATGAGAAACTATATAATTTCCCAGATATTATTTTATTCACAAATTAGCCAAAATACAATGTGTGGGAAGAATTTCGAACTTTACCCTACTTTTCAATATCTCAACAATTGACCACATGTTAATTCTTGgctttgttgatgtttaacaaAGGTATATTAGTTATCCATGACTGTATGAGGAGTCTAAAGAGACCTTTGATCATACAAGTGCAATCAAACATGCTGATGTCTATATTGAAAGCTAACTTTCAATAGTATGCTTCAGTCTGATGTGACTATGGGTTATTCTTCTTAAAACATCTGCTATCATATCTGAGTGTTTAACACATACGAGAGTGACCTTGTATGCAACTTAGCACATTCAATCTGGGCAAATAATGCATCTAATTAAGAATTAATAATACAATTATCATTTAACAGACATATATAGATATCTATTTTTGTGAAGTATATGTATAACCTTTTGTGCTACATCAACCAATAATGTAAAGAAAACAACAttaataatatatacattataaatgcagctaataaattttattaatatcatCAGGGTCAATGTCAGATCATATTATGTAACAGTCTGACTAGTATCTGTACAACAGATATGCATGTTATAGTTGCAACTGGACCTTAACATATATATGTTTGAACAACGGACAATGTAAGTGTCTGTTCCAAATGGAGAGCTAGTAATTCCGACTGGTTCAAGTGtcgtttattgatataatttttatttgtttttaatttattattttgttcataaaatcAGGGAATTGCTTTTCTCGTCTGATTTAATTTACATTCAGTCATGTCTTTTTTATCTCTGTTTGTGGTTTGGTATTACATTAACAAACATATcgcatattttcttatttttatgcaAAGTCCAATATCATATTATCATACCTGCAGCATGAACATTTATGTATCATCCATGTAAGTTCTAATAGTGTTATTAAAATACTGGCTGCTCTAAAAGTTGAAAAATAGCTATTAAACATTTTAACTATTCGAAAACCAAACTATTGcttatttgaaaacttgtaaaataaattgtaaaaattttgTAATTGTGTAGAAACAAAATTCTTTTAAACTGAAATTGACGTTGACTCTCCAATGTCAACCACGAATGCTAATTAAACCAGCATTTTGATATGATAGTTAAATTGCTATATATAGGTGGTCCGAGatcacaattatttcgtagtgcatttcttttagaacataaatgaaaataaaaaaaatcccacctgcgctttctcaaagaaacttttacagtgtgttgtactacttttgggacaaattatatcaaaatgatagaaaacttcatcgtctctaactcaaaatatggacaattttatgtttagggcgtcttgaaatcttttgacagct includes:
- the LOC143069716 gene encoding uncharacterized protein LOC143069716 isoform X2, which gives rise to MEKDRIIRTETGPPTQPKLLAYIPAVARLWTLATLALMWSTSITTLQFASGTPLYWGWYILKEGCCCRCWSVVMWIDNWKKGILYLLLTIPIFLIGTQVILGFISGLALIIAGLLYILKTFKEGIIYTIRETRYIKTYTPPVNVVSCHTQTEEEKITYEDFEPNAGYKYYRQGK
- the LOC143069716 gene encoding uncharacterized protein LOC143069716 isoform X1; protein product: MEKDRIIRTETGPPTQPKLLAYIPAVARLWTLATLALMWSTSITTLQFASGTPLYWGWYILAASILITLLELTWMIHKCSCCSKEGCCCRCWSVVMWIDNWKKGILYLLLTIPIFLIGTQVILGFISGLALIIAGLLYILKTFKEGIIYTIRETRYIKTYTPPVNVVSCHTQTEEEKITYEDFEPNAGYKYYRQGK